GGGCGCCCTGGACACGAGACCAGATCCTGCACATCATCGACCACCCGCTGACCGAGAACCACGCCTTCGGCTGACACCCCCCTCGCGCCGGAACCACGACGAACCCCCAAGGAGAACCATGAGCCGCTTCCGCCTGACCGTCGATGACCACATCATGATCGCGCACAGCCTGAACGACCCGTTCTTCGGGCCCGCGCAGAACCTCCACGGTGCGACGCTGAGCATCCAGGCCAGCTTCTTCCGTGACAGCCTGAACGAGTTCGGGGTCGTGATGGACATCGGGGCAGCCTCGGAGCTGCTCGCCAGCACGCTCGAGCCGCTGCGCTATCAGAACCTGGACGAGCTCGAAGAGTTCCGGGACCGGTTCACCACCACCGAGGTCATCATCGAGCACATCGCCCAGCGCCTGGCCGCCGGACTTCCGGCCGGTCATGGACTCAGCGCGGTCGAGGTGGAGGCCGAGGAGCACCCACGCGCTCGAGCCTCCGTCAGGGTTCAGCTTTAGCCGGACCGGCTCGGTAGTATGTCTCAGTGTCCTCGGCTGACAGATCAAGACCGCACGGCGGAGGACACGAGGGGCGTTAGCTCAGTCGGTTAGAGCAGAGGACTCATAATCCTTTTGTCCTGGGTTCAAGTCCCAGACGCCCTACAAGCACCCCGCGCGCCCTCCGCCGCCACAACCCGGAGTGCCGTCACAACCCGCAGTGGTCCGGTCACGATGAACTAGGGTCGGTTCATGGGACGTCTTCCTGTCATCACCGCCGGACTCTCCACCGCGATCCTCCTTTCGAGCTGCGCTGACGCAGAGCCGAACGCCGAGTCTGATTCCGCCGTCGGCGCGGCAAGCACCCCCGCCTCAGCAGACACAGACACGAGCTCGGCGTCCGAGGACGGCGAACCTTTCACCGTGGAAGAACAGGGCAGCTACGACTCCCCGTGGGCGCTGGAGTTCCTCCCCGGAACCGAGCAGATGCTCATCACCACACGCACCGGCGAGCTCCTGCTCCGCAGCACCGAGGATTCCACCGACGCAGCAGAGACCAGCGTGGAGGGTCTGCCCGAGGACATTGTCGTCGATGGTCAGGGCGGTCTGGGCGACGTCGTCGTCGCACCTGATTTCGAGGACAGCCAGCGGGTCTACCTGAGCTGGGTCGCCTCCGGTGATGGCGGCACAGGCGCCGTCGTCGGTCACGCACGCCTGGTCGTCTCGGGCTCCTCGGCTGAGCTGCAGGACCTCACCGTGATCTGGGAACAGCGTCCCAAGACCTCCGGCTCCGGACACTTCTCCCATCGGCTGGCCTTCAGCCCCGACGGGGAGCACCTCTTCGTCACCTCCGGCGACCGGCAGCAGATGAGCCCTGCTCAGGATCTCGCCAGCGGTCTCGGCAAGGTCATGCGGCTGACCCCCGAGGGTGAGCCCGCAGACGGGAATCCCTTCGCGGAGGAAGGCGGCGTCTCGTCCGAGATCTGGACCTGGGGCCACCGCAATCCGTTGGGCATCGACGTCACCGAAGATGGCCAGTTGTGGGTCTCCGAGATGGGCCCCGAGGGTGGCGATGAGCTCAACCTGCTGCAGGAGGGCGAGAACTACGGGTGGCCCGAGGCCTCCAACGGCTCGCACTACGGCGGGGGCGACATCCCCGATCACAGCGAAGCCGATGGGTTCGCCGCGCCCGCCACCTCGTGGACACCGTCCATCTCCCCCGGCAGCCTGATGATCTATCAGGGCGAGCTGTTCTCCGACTGGACCGGTGACGCCGTGATGGGCGCGCTCTCCGGGCAGGCTCTGGTGCGCGTCGACCTGGACGGCCAGTCAGCGGGCGAGGAGCAGATCTGGGATATGGGCGCGCGGATCCGCGACGTGGAGGAGGCCCCGGATGGGAGCATCTGGGTGGTCGAAGACGGTGACGGGGCAGCGCTGCTGCGCCTGACTCCCCCGGACTAGGCTCGGGCAGGGCCTAGGTCAGCGCGGGCAGGGCCCGGTCAGCGCCGGCGGCGCCATTCCGCGTCAGCGAAGTCCGACCAGCCCCGGGTGCGCTACTGGCCGCTGTTCTTGTACTGGTTCTCCACCCAGTCTGCGCCGCGGTAGAGCTCTTCGAAGGCATCCATCGTGGTCGTGATGCTGTGACGGCCCGCCATCTCTCGGCTGCGCTCCCCCATGGCCGCCCGACCGGACGCATCCCGCGAGAGAACACGGACCAGACCCTCGGCCAGTTCCTTGGCGTTTCCGGGCTCGAAGAGATAGCCGTTGACGCCCTCATCGACCAGGTGCGGCAGGGCCAGCGCGTCGGCCAGCACCACCGGCAGGCCTGCGGACATCGCCTCCAGGGAGACCAGCGACTGCAGCTCGGCGGTGCCGGGCTGAACGAACACATCGGCCTGCAGATAGGCCAGGCGCAGCTCCTCCTCCGTCACGTGCCCACGCATGCGCACACGGTCGCCCAGCCCCAGGGTAGCGATCTTCTCGGCAAGCACATCGCGCTGCTCCCCGTCGCCGACGATGTCCAGGCCGATGTTCAGCGCCGGGTCGGTCTCCGCGATGGCGTCGATCAGCACGTCCACGTTCTTCTCCACCGCGAGTCGCCCCACGAAGAGCACCGTGGGTCGGTCCGGTCGGGTGAGCGCCTCACCGGGCTGCACACGGTAGTGCGCGAGGTCGATCCCGTTGGAGAGCGGCAGCACGTTCTTGAATCCTGCGCGTTCCATCATGGTTCGCGCCGCCAGCGGCGTGGGGGTGGTCACCACGGCCGCCTTGCCCATGAGCCGGCCCATATCGCGCCAGGAGTTCTTCGCCACGATCCGGCGGAACCATGCGGGGAACGGCAGGAACGGGTCCAGGTTCTCAGGCATGAAGTGGTTTGTGGCGATGGTCCGCAGGCCACGGTCGGACGCGGCGTCGATGGCTGCCTTGCCGATCATGTAGTGGCACTGCACGTGGACCACATCCGGCTTGAGCTCGTCCATGAGCCGACCCATGGCCGGCTCGATGAGCCAGGGCAGGCAGAGCCGGATGTACTCGTGGGTCGGCGCCTTGAAGGACCTGAACCGGTGCACGGTGGCTTCTTCGGTGTGTTCGACCATGTCCGGTCCACGCTCGGTGCGGGCTGCCGCGATGTGGACCTCGTGGCCGCGGGCTGCCATGTTCTTCGCCAGACGATGGGAGAAGACTGCGGCCCCGTTGACGTCGGGAGGGTAGGTGTCGGCGGCGATCAGGATGCGGAGTTTCTCAGGGGGCTCACTGCGGGGAGCCTCGGCGGGCACAGTGTTGACCATCAGGCGGTCGAATCCTCCTCGATGCCCGGCCGGCGCTGTTCGCGTCGCTGCCGCCGCGCCTTGTTCTGGGCTTTTATGAAGTAGTCGGCTGAAGCAATGATATGCATCCCAGAGCCCGCGGCCAGGAGCACCACGGCGATGGCGGGGAGCATGCCCTGGTGCAGGCTTGCGCCCAGCAGCGCCATCGGCAGACCGATCAGCAGGCAGGCGGTGCGGAGCTTGCCCAGCAGGGTGATGTCCAGGTCCGGCGGCCCTTTGAAGAGCACGTAGGTGTTGATGGAGAGGATGACGTCCGGGATGACGATCGCCAGCACGACCCACACCGGAGCGATGTCGAAGACCACGAGCGTCGCGGTGACGATGATCAGCGAGAGCCGATCTGCCAGCGGGTCCAGCCATCGTCCGACCGTGCTGAGCTGGTCGAAGCGACGGGCGATGTAGCCATCGATCCAGTCGGTGCTCGAGAGTGCCACCAGAACCCAGAAGGCCGTCATGAAGCGGTCCTGTGCGACCAGCCCGACGAACACCGGGATGAGCAGGAAGCGCAGCACGGTCACGACATTGGGCGCGGTCCAGAAGCCCTCATGGATGGTGTACTCGAAACCCTCTCGGGTTCCGGCACCGATGAATCTCACCTGCGCAGTTTATTTCTTCACAAGCTCGCGAAGGAAGACGGCTCCGGCAGCGGCAGAGCCGGCGACGACGGCGAGCGGCTTCCACCGCGCGGCCACGTGTTCTCCGGCCGCGTGCGCGGTGGACTCATGAGTTCCTGGCTCGGCCGAGCCAGTGCTGCGACGGTCCGCGCGGGGCGGCTTGGCCGTTCCGCCCTTGGTGGCGCGGCTGGTCTTGTCCTTGTTGGTCTTGTCTTTGCTGGTCTTGTCACGGCTGGTCTTCTCGCGAACGGTCTCGCCGATCTGCTTGGTCCCAGTGGTGATCTGGTCCTGGAGCGTGGCGAGATGTTCGCGGCGCAGCGCGGTCCGGCGCAGCAGCTCGCTGTAGCTCGGGGCCGTGGGCTCTCCGGCGCCGGGTGTCTTGGCGTCCTTCTTGGCCTGCTCGGCGGCCTCCCGCTTGGACTCCTCCTTCTCGCGGCGACGCTCAGCGTCCTCGCGGTCCAGGCTCTGCGGGTCGAAGCTGGTGCCTTCACGGGCCACACCGAGGTCCAGACGGAAGCCGCGGATGGCGTCTTCCGGCAGCAGCGGCATGGTCTTCT
The nucleotide sequence above comes from Nesterenkonia halotolerans. Encoded proteins:
- a CDS encoding 6-pyruvoyl trahydropterin synthase family protein, producing the protein MSRFRLTVDDHIMIAHSLNDPFFGPAQNLHGATLSIQASFFRDSLNEFGVVMDIGAASELLASTLEPLRYQNLDELEEFRDRFTTTEVIIEHIAQRLAAGLPAGHGLSAVEVEAEEHPRARASVRVQL
- a CDS encoding PQQ-dependent sugar dehydrogenase, which gives rise to MGRLPVITAGLSTAILLSSCADAEPNAESDSAVGAASTPASADTDTSSASEDGEPFTVEEQGSYDSPWALEFLPGTEQMLITTRTGELLLRSTEDSTDAAETSVEGLPEDIVVDGQGGLGDVVVAPDFEDSQRVYLSWVASGDGGTGAVVGHARLVVSGSSAELQDLTVIWEQRPKTSGSGHFSHRLAFSPDGEHLFVTSGDRQQMSPAQDLASGLGKVMRLTPEGEPADGNPFAEEGGVSSEIWTWGHRNPLGIDVTEDGQLWVSEMGPEGGDELNLLQEGENYGWPEASNGSHYGGGDIPDHSEADGFAAPATSWTPSISPGSLMIYQGELFSDWTGDAVMGALSGQALVRVDLDGQSAGEEQIWDMGARIRDVEEAPDGSIWVVEDGDGAALLRLTPPD
- a CDS encoding glycosyltransferase, with amino-acid sequence MVNTVPAEAPRSEPPEKLRILIAADTYPPDVNGAAVFSHRLAKNMAARGHEVHIAAARTERGPDMVEHTEEATVHRFRSFKAPTHEYIRLCLPWLIEPAMGRLMDELKPDVVHVQCHYMIGKAAIDAASDRGLRTIATNHFMPENLDPFLPFPAWFRRIVAKNSWRDMGRLMGKAAVVTTPTPLAARTMMERAGFKNVLPLSNGIDLAHYRVQPGEALTRPDRPTVLFVGRLAVEKNVDVLIDAIAETDPALNIGLDIVGDGEQRDVLAEKIATLGLGDRVRMRGHVTEEELRLAYLQADVFVQPGTAELQSLVSLEAMSAGLPVVLADALALPHLVDEGVNGYLFEPGNAKELAEGLVRVLSRDASGRAAMGERSREMAGRHSITTTMDAFEELYRGADWVENQYKNSGQ
- a CDS encoding CDP-alcohol phosphatidyltransferase family protein, with protein sequence MRFIGAGTREGFEYTIHEGFWTAPNVVTVLRFLLIPVFVGLVAQDRFMTAFWVLVALSSTDWIDGYIARRFDQLSTVGRWLDPLADRLSLIIVTATLVVFDIAPVWVVLAIVIPDVILSINTYVLFKGPPDLDITLLGKLRTACLLIGLPMALLGASLHQGMLPAIAVVLLAAGSGMHIIASADYFIKAQNKARRQRREQRRPGIEEDSTA
- a CDS encoding phage holin family protein; the protein is MSQPETGRTKGTAPRTSLLDVIKVVLRLGPKQINDEIQLAISQMKTKGVAAGIAVALMAVGAVFLAFLVVALIVAAIAALSLVFHAWAAALIVAGIFLVIALIFALIGLLKLKKTMPLLPEDAIRGFRLDLGVAREGTSFDPQSLDREDAERRREKEESKREAAEQAKKDAKTPGAGEPTAPSYSELLRRTALRREHLATLQDQITTGTKQIGETVREKTSRDKTSKDKTNKDKTSRATKGGTAKPPRADRRSTGSAEPGTHESTAHAAGEHVAARWKPLAVVAGSAAAGAVFLRELVKK